One Glycine soja cultivar W05 chromosome 2, ASM419377v2, whole genome shotgun sequence genomic region harbors:
- the LOC114380969 gene encoding F-box/kelch-repeat protein At3g23880-like gives MATAEDAPVLPEDLIVEILSWVEVKNLMRFRCVSKSWNSLIFNPTFIKLHLQRSSQNIHILLTFDQDSSNPYPYHDDNYISVVAAPCSIQRLLENPSSTIYNIVHFLEAQSTSSSSTIYFDVCYRFKHTYLFLGVCNGLVCLLDCLYEDEFEEYWVRFWNPATRAMSADSPHLRVHSSNYKLGDIAVKHAFGYDDSSDTYKVLAILFNVKSQDWELRVHCMGDDTGWRNVLTCSAFPILQQVYGQFVSGTLNWLALDNSSGSDHYQWETVTVDQLVIFSYDLKNETYSYLSMPDGLSEISLDEPYLGVLNGCLCLSHDHRRTNLVVWLMREFGAEKSWTQLLNVSYHHLQVLDFPPCPVVPLCKSENDDVLLLEDYGGGAEFVLVDKRDNSIDRMEGFNNGLSSFSAFVSHDYVQSLVLPYRN, from the coding sequence ATGGCGACGGCTGAAGATGCTCCAGTGCTCCCTGAGGACCTCATAGTGGAAATTCTGTCATGGGTTGAAGTGAAGAATCTCATGCGATTCAGGTGCGTTTCCAAGTCCTGGAATTCCCTCATCTTCAATCCCACATTCATTAAATTGCACCTTCAAAGGTCCTCCCAAAACATCCACATCCTGTTAACATTTGACCAAGATTCATCGAACCCCTACCCGTACCATGATGATAACTACATCTCCGTCGTTGCCGCACCCTGCTCTATACAGCGTTTACTTGAGAACCCATCATCCactatttataatatagttCATTTTCTCGAGGCTCAGTCAACATCATCATCGTCCACTAtttattttgatgtttgttACCGATTTAAGCACACTTATTTGTTCTTGGGTGTATGCAATGGGTTGGTTTGCTTGCTTGATTGTTTGTATGAGGATGAATTTGAGGAATACTGGGTCCGATTTTGGAACCCGGCCACTAGGGCCATGTCCGCAGATTCGCCCCACTTGCGTGTCCATTCGAGCAATTATAAACTTGGAGACATTGCTGTGAAGCATGCGTTTGGGTACGATGATTCGAGTGACACTTACAAGGTGTTGGCGATCCTTTTTAACGTTAAATCACAAGATTGGGAGCTGAGAGTTCACTGCATGGGTGATGACACTGGTTGGAGAAATGTTTTGACTTGTTCTGCTTTTCCCATTTTGCAACAAGTTTATGGGCAGTTTGTGAGTGGCACTCTTAACTGGCTAGCACTTGACAATTCGTCGGGTTCTGATCATTATCAATGGGAAACTGTCACTGTCGATCAGTTAGTCATTTTTTCCTATGATCTGAAGAACGAGACATACAGTTATTTGTCGATGCCTGATGGTCTTTCTGAAATCTCTCTTGACGAGCCTTATCTTGGGGTTTTGAATGGCTGCCTTTGTCTTTCTCATGATCACAGGCGAACCAATCTTGTTGTTTGGCTAATGAGAGAGTTTGGAGCTGAAAAGTCTTGGACTCAGTTGCTGAATGTAAGCTATCATCATCTTCAAGTTCTAGATTTTCCACCTTGTCCAGTGGTACCTTTGTGCAAGTCTGAAAATGACGATGTCCTGTTGCTGGAAGACTATGGAGGTGGTGCAGAATTTGTTCTGGTTGATAAGAGAGATAATAGTATAGACCGCATGGAAGGTTTCAACAATGGATTATCGTCTTTCTCTGCATTTGTCTCTCATGATTATGTTCAAAGTTTGGTTTTGCCATATCGAAATTAA